A genomic region of Leptolyngbya sp. NIES-2104 contains the following coding sequences:
- a CDS encoding ferredoxin--nitrite reductase, producing the protein MTGISKTASASEQLTDTEAINQFENLTTEAPPVKTQNKFERIKAEKDGLVLKQELELLAKIGWEAIEEPDRDFRLRVLGLFYREVTPGRFMLRMRTANGVLPSNHLRVLAEIVQRYGADGNADITTRQNIQLRGVRIEDAPDIFRRFEQAGMTSVQTGVDNVRNVTGSPVAGLEADELIDTRGLCRAVQDMITNMGAGNSAFTNLPRKFNIAIAGCRDNSVHAETNDLAFIPAYKQDQIGFNVIVGGMFSPKRYQEAVPLNAWVAPDDVVEVCKAILLVYRNHGLRANRQKSRLMYLIDSWGIEKFRSQVEQQFGRTFEPAAETDEITIDKRDHIGVHRQKQPGLNYVGLHIPIGRLDAHELFELARMADVYGSGELRFTVEQNLIIPNVPDSRLAALLKEPLLQDRFSIEPDPVSRWLVSCTGSQFCGFALIETKNRALATIKALEAELTLPQPVRIHWTGCPNSCGQPQVADIGLMGTKARKNGQVVEAVDIWMGGKVGHEACLGARVQSGIPCDDLLPVLRNLLTEQFGATPRQTGYFVPPDLLEL; encoded by the coding sequence ATGACCGGCATCTCTAAGACTGCTAGTGCATCAGAACAGTTGACCGACACCGAAGCAATTAATCAATTTGAAAATCTGACGACTGAAGCCCCTCCCGTTAAAACACAAAATAAATTTGAGCGGATTAAAGCAGAGAAAGATGGCTTAGTTTTAAAGCAAGAGCTAGAATTGCTTGCCAAAATTGGCTGGGAAGCGATCGAGGAACCCGATCGCGATTTCCGCTTGCGGGTGCTGGGATTGTTTTACCGCGAAGTCACACCCGGACGATTTATGCTCAGAATGCGGACTGCAAACGGGGTTCTACCAAGCAATCATTTACGAGTGCTAGCAGAAATTGTGCAGCGCTATGGAGCCGATGGCAATGCCGACATCACGACGCGCCAAAACATTCAACTGCGCGGCGTTCGGATCGAAGATGCTCCGGATATCTTTCGCCGATTTGAACAAGCGGGAATGACCAGTGTTCAAACCGGAGTCGATAATGTGCGAAATGTGACCGGATCGCCAGTCGCAGGGCTAGAAGCGGATGAACTGATTGATACTCGTGGCTTGTGTCGAGCAGTGCAAGACATGATTACCAACATGGGAGCGGGAAACTCTGCGTTTACAAATCTGCCGAGAAAATTCAACATTGCGATCGCGGGCTGTCGCGATAATTCCGTTCATGCCGAAACCAATGATCTCGCCTTTATTCCCGCTTACAAACAGGATCAAATTGGCTTTAATGTGATCGTAGGCGGCATGTTTTCACCGAAGCGCTATCAAGAAGCAGTGCCGCTCAATGCTTGGGTAGCACCGGATGATGTCGTCGAGGTGTGCAAAGCAATTTTACTGGTGTATCGCAATCATGGATTAAGAGCGAATCGACAGAAATCGCGCTTGATGTATTTGATTGATAGTTGGGGCATTGAAAAGTTTCGATCGCAAGTCGAACAACAATTCGGGCGAACATTTGAGCCTGCTGCGGAGACCGACGAAATCACGATCGACAAGCGCGATCACATCGGCGTGCATCGGCAGAAACAACCGGGTTTGAACTATGTGGGTCTGCACATTCCGATCGGTCGGCTTGATGCTCACGAACTATTTGAACTAGCGCGAATGGCAGATGTTTATGGTAGCGGTGAACTCCGATTTACAGTTGAACAAAATCTGATTATTCCGAATGTTCCTGATTCGCGTTTAGCAGCATTATTAAAAGAACCTTTATTGCAAGACCGTTTCTCGATCGAGCCTGATCCAGTCTCGCGCTGGCTGGTTTCTTGTACAGGGAGTCAGTTCTGCGGCTTTGCCTTGATCGAAACCAAAAATCGCGCCTTGGCGACGATCAAAGCACTCGAAGCAGAATTAACCCTGCCGCAACCCGTTCGGATTCACTGGACAGGCTGCCCGAACTCCTGTGGACAGCCGCAAGTCGCAGACATCGGACTCATGGGAACGAAAGCTCGTAAAAATGGGCAAGTCGTCGAAGCCGTTGATATTTGGATGGGTGGCAAAGTCGGACACGAAGCATGTTTGGGAGCACGAGTGCAGTCAGGCATTCCGTGTGATGATCTGCTGCCTGTGTTGCGAAATTTGCTAACCGAGCAGTTTGGAGCGACACCCAGACAAACCGGGTATTTTGTGCCGCCAGATCTGCTAGAACTTTAA
- a CDS encoding molybdopterin oxidoreductase family protein, with product MTEITKTLCPYCGVGCGLEVSPPAQQGQATHRDAEGTPIWKVKGDRTHPSSQGMVCVKGATITEALDKQRLLYPMMRNSLDAPFERVTWDQALDRIVQEIQQTRAYYGSEALCLYGSGQFMTEDYYVMHKLMRGFLGSNNIDSNSRLCMSSAVTAYAQSLGSDGPPCCYDDLELTDCAFLVGTNAAECHPIIFNRLRKYHRQHRHVKMIVVDPRRTPTAEAADLHLAIRPGTDIDLLNGIAYLLSEWQKVDYAFIDDCVANFPAYAEVIKHYPPDVVARRCNISIEDLETAARYWASSKRVLSLWTMGVNQSSEGTAKARSLINLHLLTGQIGKLGAGPFSLTGQPNAMGGREVGGLAGLLPGYRWVKNPHDRAFVEQFWQLPPGQISPQPGRTAWEMIRGLESGDVRFLWIAATNPAVSLPDLPRTKAALQASPFTVCQDAYYPTETANYAHVLLPAAQWGEKTGTMTNSERVVTLLPAFRNPPGQAKADWEIFAEVGRRLDFSAAFQFRDAAQVFAEFVQMTRDRVCDMSGISHELLKKGAVQWPYSIDRPDASTAKRLYTDHRFPTTDGRARFGAYHSRGVAEPPDDDYPFVLTTGRLYGHWHTQTRTGRIHKLRQMHPRPVLEIHPHDAARLGLRTDDWIEVRSRRGKAKFPITVTSAIVPGTVFVPMHWGALWATEAEANSLTHPISCPESSQPELKACAVQLIPVGAEPMSSVPAAEFVMAEIQI from the coding sequence ATGACAGAAATTACAAAAACACTCTGCCCTTACTGTGGGGTCGGGTGTGGTTTAGAAGTGTCACCCCCCGCCCAGCAAGGACAAGCAACCCATCGAGATGCTGAGGGCACTCCAATTTGGAAAGTCAAAGGCGATCGCACTCATCCATCGAGTCAAGGAATGGTGTGCGTCAAAGGTGCCACAATCACCGAAGCACTCGATAAACAGCGATTGCTTTATCCGATGATGCGGAACTCACTCGACGCACCCTTTGAGCGCGTGACTTGGGATCAAGCACTCGATCGCATTGTGCAAGAAATTCAGCAAACTCGCGCCTACTATGGGTCTGAAGCCTTGTGTCTTTACGGCTCAGGGCAATTCATGACCGAAGACTATTATGTGATGCACAAATTAATGCGCGGGTTTCTCGGAAGCAATAACATTGATTCTAATTCTCGCTTGTGTATGTCTTCTGCGGTGACTGCGTATGCTCAAAGCTTAGGGTCGGATGGTCCACCCTGCTGCTATGACGATTTAGAACTCACCGATTGTGCATTTTTAGTCGGAACGAATGCGGCTGAATGTCACCCGATCATCTTTAATCGATTGCGAAAGTATCACCGCCAACATCGTCACGTTAAGATGATCGTCGTTGATCCGCGCCGTACTCCGACGGCTGAAGCAGCAGATTTACACCTCGCCATTCGACCCGGAACCGATATTGATTTGTTAAACGGCATTGCTTACCTACTGTCTGAGTGGCAAAAAGTCGATTATGCCTTTATCGATGATTGCGTCGCGAACTTTCCCGCATACGCCGAAGTCATCAAGCACTATCCACCCGATGTCGTCGCTCGACGCTGCAACATTTCCATTGAAGATCTAGAAACGGCAGCACGCTACTGGGCAAGCTCGAAGCGCGTTCTATCTCTTTGGACGATGGGCGTGAATCAATCGAGTGAAGGAACCGCAAAAGCCCGATCGCTAATCAATCTCCATCTGCTCACCGGACAAATTGGCAAGCTGGGTGCAGGTCCCTTTTCGCTCACGGGTCAACCGAATGCCATGGGCGGACGAGAAGTGGGCGGACTTGCCGGACTCTTACCTGGATATCGCTGGGTGAAAAATCCGCACGATCGCGCCTTTGTCGAGCAATTTTGGCAGTTGCCACCCGGTCAAATTTCGCCACAGCCCGGACGCACTGCCTGGGAAATGATTCGCGGCTTAGAATCGGGTGATGTCCGATTTCTGTGGATTGCGGCAACGAATCCCGCTGTAAGTCTGCCGGATTTACCCCGCACCAAAGCAGCGTTACAAGCTTCTCCGTTCACTGTTTGCCAAGATGCCTACTATCCGACCGAAACAGCGAACTATGCTCATGTGCTCCTTCCCGCTGCTCAATGGGGCGAAAAAACTGGAACCATGACGAATTCTGAACGGGTAGTGACGCTGCTTCCTGCCTTTCGCAATCCACCTGGACAAGCGAAAGCCGATTGGGAAATTTTTGCTGAAGTGGGACGGCGATTGGATTTTTCCGCAGCCTTTCAGTTTCGCGATGCTGCCCAAGTGTTTGCAGAATTTGTCCAGATGACCCGCGATCGCGTTTGTGACATGAGCGGCATCAGTCACGAACTCCTCAAAAAAGGCGCAGTTCAATGGCCCTATTCGATCGATCGACCGGATGCCAGCACCGCAAAACGGTTGTACACCGATCATCGCTTTCCAACCACCGACGGACGCGCTCGATTTGGGGCATATCATTCACGCGGTGTCGCAGAACCGCCCGATGATGACTATCCGTTTGTGCTAACCACAGGTAGACTTTATGGTCACTGGCACACCCAAACCCGCACCGGACGCATTCACAAACTCCGCCAAATGCACCCGCGCCCGGTTTTAGAAATTCATCCCCACGATGCGGCTCGATTGGGGTTGCGAACCGATGACTGGATCGAAGTGCGATCGCGTCGCGGCAAGGCAAAATTTCCCATCACTGTTACGAGCGCGATCGTACCTGGAACTGTTTTTGTCCCGATGCACTGGGGTGCTCTCTGGGCAACAGAAGCCGAAGCAAACTCACTGACCCATCCGATTTCTTGTCCAGAGTCTTCACAACCAGAACTCAAAGCTTGTGCAGTTCAACTCATCCCCGTGGGTGCAGAACCGATGTCTTCTGTCCCTGCTGCTGAATTTGTGATGGCGGAGATCCAAATTTAA
- the modB gene encoding molybdate ABC transporter permease subunit yields the protein MAELLTLPLDLSPLWISLKIASLATFFTFFAGIAVAYWMLNYRGKGKFLLEGIFISPLILPPTVVGFLLLLIFGKNGWVGKLLMSIDFSVVFTWYGAVITATVVAFPLMYRTALGAFEQIDQNFLAVARTLGASEWTVFRRVLLPLALPGVLAGTMLAFARALGEFGATLMLAGNIPGQTQTIPMAIYFAVEAGDISEAGFWAVAIMLISLSGIITVNFWQKQRSDNQRPSSRTFQASVFGAHRKSEAIAVHSSGLVVDIQKQLATFDLDLSFSATESTLGILGGSGAGKSMLLRCIAGMESPTKGQIILNGRILFDAKAGINVPSRDRKVGFLVQNYALFPNMTVAQNIAFGLPQSLSSSEVRQRVEAQLEAIQLQGYRDRYPHQLSGGQQQRVALARVLASEPEVILLDEPFSALDTHLRSQMEQEVSLRLQHFKGVSLFVTHNLEEAYRVCENLLVLAQGHAIADGSKYDIFERPGAVGVAQLTGCKNISPIQVIAEQEISAIDWGICLQVIEPLSARLAYVGIRAHQIRFREDDNAENTFPCWVASTSETPHRMTVFLKFNSSPTHLQDYHLQAEVFKEKWEVLKQIPFPWFVQLDALRLILLEA from the coding sequence ATGGCTGAATTGTTAACCTTGCCCCTTGATCTTTCCCCGCTCTGGATCTCGCTGAAAATTGCCAGCTTAGCAACTTTCTTTACCTTCTTTGCAGGAATCGCCGTTGCCTACTGGATGTTGAACTATCGAGGCAAAGGAAAATTCCTGCTAGAAGGCATTTTTATCTCTCCGCTGATCTTGCCACCTACGGTCGTTGGCTTTCTGCTCTTGTTGATATTTGGCAAAAATGGATGGGTTGGAAAACTGCTAATGTCGATCGACTTCAGTGTCGTATTCACCTGGTACGGAGCCGTGATAACAGCAACAGTTGTCGCATTTCCATTGATGTATCGAACCGCATTAGGAGCTTTTGAACAAATTGATCAAAACTTTTTAGCGGTTGCTCGAACGTTGGGCGCTTCAGAATGGACGGTGTTTCGTCGAGTTTTATTACCGTTAGCTTTACCAGGTGTGTTGGCTGGAACGATGCTTGCCTTTGCGCGGGCGCTTGGTGAATTTGGAGCAACCTTGATGCTGGCAGGAAACATTCCAGGACAAACACAAACGATTCCAATGGCAATTTATTTTGCTGTGGAAGCAGGAGACATCAGTGAAGCAGGGTTCTGGGCAGTGGCGATTATGCTCATTTCACTGTCTGGAATTATTACAGTGAACTTTTGGCAAAAGCAGCGATCGGACAATCAGAGACCTTCGAGCCGTACGTTTCAAGCTTCCGTATTTGGCGCTCATCGCAAATCAGAAGCGATCGCAGTTCATTCATCGGGGTTAGTCGTTGATATTCAAAAACAATTAGCAACCTTTGATCTGGATCTGTCCTTTAGCGCTACAGAATCAACACTTGGAATTTTAGGAGGCTCAGGAGCAGGAAAAAGCATGTTGCTCCGCTGTATTGCAGGCATGGAAAGCCCAACCAAAGGACAGATCATACTCAATGGGCGCATTCTGTTTGATGCAAAAGCGGGAATTAACGTTCCGAGCCGCGATCGTAAAGTCGGTTTCTTAGTGCAAAACTACGCTTTGTTTCCCAACATGACCGTTGCTCAAAATATTGCTTTTGGCTTACCTCAGTCGCTGTCTAGCAGCGAAGTTCGTCAGCGGGTTGAAGCTCAGTTAGAAGCAATCCAACTGCAAGGATATCGCGATCGCTATCCGCATCAACTTTCTGGAGGACAGCAGCAGCGGGTAGCCTTAGCACGAGTGTTAGCAAGCGAACCAGAAGTGATTTTGCTCGATGAGCCTTTCTCAGCTCTGGATACCCATCTTCGTAGCCAGATGGAACAAGAAGTAAGTTTACGACTTCAGCACTTTAAAGGGGTAAGCTTGTTTGTCACGCACAACCTCGAAGAAGCATATCGAGTGTGTGAGAATTTGTTAGTTCTAGCGCAAGGGCACGCGATCGCTGATGGCTCGAAATACGACATTTTTGAGCGTCCTGGTGCAGTCGGAGTTGCTCAACTTACGGGCTGTAAAAACATCTCTCCGATCCAAGTGATTGCAGAGCAGGAAATTTCAGCGATCGATTGGGGTATTTGCTTACAAGTGATTGAACCTTTATCGGCTCGTCTTGCCTATGTTGGAATTCGTGCTCATCAGATTCGGTTTAGAGAAGATGACAATGCAGAAAATACTTTTCCTTGCTGGGTGGCTTCAACTAGCGAAACACCTCATCGAATGACTGTCTTTCTCAAATTCAACTCCAGTCCGACTCATCTGCAAGACTATCATCTGCAAGCAGAGGTCTTTAAGGAGAAGTGGGAAGTCTTAAAGCAAATTCCCTTTCCCTGGTTTGTACAGCTTGATGCCCTGCGGCTAATTCTACTGGAAGCCTAG
- the modA gene encoding molybdate ABC transporter substrate-binding protein gives MPKQRLLQLFSCFLIALLIVNCQRSTTPPATLTVSAAASLKDALEQIQPLYEQQQPVKLTYNFGSSGALQQQIEQGAPADVFISAAPKQMDALQQKGELINETRRDLLRNQIVLIVPRTTTGVASFQDLASDRVRRVGLGEPKSVPAGTYAQEVLTALKLLDAVKPKAVYAKDVRQVLNFVESQNADAGIVYRSDALSSDQVKIVATAPETSHSPVIYPIAVLKRTPNRDAAQKFVQFLSSDAAKAVFGKQGFSVSSATQSTSA, from the coding sequence ATGCCCAAACAGCGACTTCTCCAGCTTTTCAGTTGTTTTTTGATTGCGCTCCTCATCGTAAATTGTCAACGCTCTACGACCCCTCCTGCGACACTGACCGTATCCGCAGCAGCGAGCTTGAAAGATGCCTTAGAGCAAATTCAACCGCTTTATGAACAACAGCAACCCGTGAAATTGACGTATAACTTTGGATCTTCTGGCGCACTACAACAACAAATCGAGCAAGGCGCACCTGCCGATGTGTTTATCTCTGCGGCTCCAAAACAGATGGACGCACTTCAGCAAAAAGGGGAGTTGATTAACGAAACCCGCCGAGACTTACTGCGAAATCAGATTGTGCTGATTGTGCCAAGAACGACCACTGGAGTTGCAAGTTTTCAGGATTTAGCAAGCGATCGCGTTCGGAGAGTCGGGCTGGGTGAACCGAAGAGTGTTCCGGCTGGAACCTATGCTCAAGAAGTTCTCACCGCTCTGAAACTTCTAGATGCAGTTAAACCGAAAGCCGTTTACGCCAAGGATGTGAGACAAGTGCTGAACTTTGTTGAGTCTCAGAATGCAGATGCAGGAATTGTCTATCGCAGTGATGCGCTCAGTTCTGATCAAGTGAAAATTGTTGCAACTGCTCCAGAAACGTCTCATTCTCCGGTTATTTATCCGATCGCAGTTCTCAAACGAACTCCTAACCGCGATGCTGCTCAGAAGTTTGTTCAGTTTCTATCTAGCGATGCCGCGAAAGCAGTGTTTGGAAAACAAGGATTTTCTGTGAGTTCTGCCACCCAATCCACTTCTGCATAA
- a CDS encoding homoserine kinase — translation MRSSADDLFPVVYSTIDPSAIRSRILSRYDIEAVKVCEFWCRGLSDVYLVETDRGSYILRIAHWGWRSQADIDFELALLKFLHDRGLPVAHPLRTESGKLSIAIPAPEGERYAALFTYALGGVPIGDLSIRQATRLGETLAKVHQTGLAFECSFEREPLTLDYLLDESWTAIAPFLQRDDREYVESAIAQIKTGLKDFPRSSPYWGICWGDPHSGNTHFTEADQPTLFDFDQCGFGWRAFDLGKFRQVALNTGISRRVREAFLQGYRSMSPLEEFELAAISAFTQTAHIWVWSISLTYALRHNYSRLDDSFFRKRVEQLRKLKSPDWQMF, via the coding sequence ATGCGATCTTCTGCTGATGATCTGTTTCCCGTTGTTTATTCCACGATCGATCCAAGCGCGATTCGATCGAGAATTCTTTCGCGCTATGACATCGAAGCGGTGAAAGTCTGCGAATTCTGGTGTCGAGGGTTGAGCGATGTTTATCTTGTGGAAACCGATCGTGGGTCATATATTTTGCGGATTGCTCATTGGGGATGGCGATCACAAGCAGATATCGATTTCGAGTTAGCGCTTCTGAAGTTTCTGCACGATCGAGGTCTGCCTGTAGCGCATCCGCTGAGAACGGAATCGGGTAAGTTGTCGATCGCGATTCCTGCACCAGAGGGAGAGCGTTATGCGGCTTTGTTTACCTATGCTCTAGGAGGTGTACCAATTGGGGATCTCAGTATTCGACAAGCGACGCGACTCGGTGAAACGCTGGCAAAAGTTCATCAAACAGGCTTAGCGTTTGAATGTTCATTCGAGCGGGAACCGTTGACGCTCGATTATCTGCTCGATGAATCGTGGACAGCGATCGCGCCTTTTTTGCAGCGTGACGATCGTGAATATGTGGAAAGTGCGATCGCTCAAATCAAAACGGGACTAAAAGATTTTCCGCGATCGTCGCCGTATTGGGGGATTTGTTGGGGTGATCCGCACAGTGGCAATACGCATTTTACCGAAGCAGATCAGCCGACTTTGTTTGATTTTGATCAATGTGGATTTGGCTGGCGGGCGTTTGATTTGGGCAAGTTTCGGCAAGTTGCGCTGAATACCGGAATTAGCCGACGAGTGAGAGAAGCATTTTTGCAGGGATATCGATCGATGAGTCCCCTAGAAGAATTTGAACTAGCGGCGATTTCTGCGTTTACTCAGACGGCTCATATTTGGGTGTGGTCGATCAGTTTGACGTATGCGCTTCGGCACAATTACAGCCGTTTGGATGATTCGTTTTTTCGCAAGCGGGTCGAGCAATTGAGAAAGCTTAAATCTCCGGACTGGCAGATGTTTTAG
- a CDS encoding ATP-binding protein, which translates to MSKASIQETIPRPLRPENDPERIGALHRYNILDTPPEAAFDRITKLAAHLFDVPIAIVSLVDEKRAWFKSCQGFSLSEVPRDDSLCNIAILYNETLVVPDTRKDDRFSCNPFTLAEPGLRFYAGAPLITEDGYNLGTLCLLDMKPHGDLSEEQRATLVDLAAMVLDEMELRLAAQKIAQTDAALLEITQGVSAVTGQDFFDALVLHFAKVLAVHYVYIGRLVEPEQATFQTLAFCADGESAENFTYPVRGTPCEQVIKNRRLCCYPHRVRALFPNSSMPPDVESYVAVPFYDSSDNPIGVLGIMHTDPLENVKLAESLLTIFALRIATEFDRARVLEAEHAARQQAEAANRIKDEFLAVLSHELRTPLSPILGWTKLLRAGKVSPDNQDKVLATIERNAQLQTQLVEDLLDVSRILRGKFTFDIRPVNLTSVVLAAIDTVRLAADAKKIDIVTQLEASPCVLGDAARLQQVVWNLLSNAVKFTPELGRIEVRLMQTARSATLQVSDTGKGIEPEFLPYVFDRFRQADSATTRRFGGLGLGLAIVRQIVELHGGVVQADSPGEDQGATFTVTFPLQSTIAQDAATHSLVKVADLQGVRILVVDDEQDSRDFVAYVLESAGAEIQSAASAIEAIQILAQDQHDLLVSDIGMPGMDGYQLMRSLKHKLPAIALTAYAGEMDQKRAIESGFLHHLAKPVDPDRLIGLAATLVSQD; encoded by the coding sequence ATGAGCAAAGCTTCGATACAAGAAACCATTCCAAGACCCCTGCGACCCGAAAACGATCCAGAACGCATCGGAGCACTGCATCGTTATAACATTCTTGACACGCCTCCTGAAGCTGCGTTCGATCGCATTACCAAACTCGCCGCTCATTTGTTCGATGTGCCAATCGCGATCGTGTCTCTTGTCGATGAGAAACGCGCTTGGTTCAAATCCTGTCAAGGCTTTAGTCTTTCAGAAGTGCCGCGGGATGATTCACTCTGCAATATTGCCATTCTCTACAACGAAACCTTGGTCGTACCCGATACGCGAAAAGACGATCGTTTTTCCTGTAATCCGTTCACCCTTGCAGAACCTGGATTGCGCTTTTATGCGGGTGCACCACTGATCACCGAAGACGGGTACAACTTAGGAACGCTCTGTTTGCTCGACATGAAGCCGCACGGAGATCTGAGCGAAGAGCAGCGGGCAACCTTAGTCGATCTTGCCGCGATGGTACTCGATGAAATGGAGTTGAGGCTGGCAGCTCAGAAAATTGCTCAAACTGATGCCGCACTGCTCGAAATCACCCAGGGCGTTTCAGCCGTCACTGGACAAGACTTCTTTGATGCGCTTGTGCTGCATTTTGCGAAGGTTTTAGCGGTGCATTATGTGTATATCGGACGGTTAGTTGAGCCAGAGCAAGCAACGTTTCAAACCTTAGCATTCTGCGCCGATGGTGAGAGCGCAGAAAATTTTACTTACCCAGTTCGGGGAACACCGTGTGAGCAAGTTATCAAAAATCGCCGTCTCTGCTGCTATCCGCATCGAGTGCGAGCGCTGTTTCCCAATTCGTCGATGCCACCAGATGTAGAAAGCTATGTTGCCGTTCCATTTTACGATTCGAGCGACAATCCAATCGGTGTACTTGGAATTATGCACACCGATCCCTTGGAGAACGTGAAGCTTGCCGAGTCGCTGTTAACGATTTTTGCCCTGAGAATTGCGACAGAATTCGATCGAGCACGAGTTTTAGAAGCAGAACATGCTGCCCGTCAACAAGCCGAAGCTGCCAATCGGATTAAAGACGAATTTCTTGCGGTACTGTCACACGAACTAAGAACGCCGCTCAGTCCGATTCTCGGTTGGACAAAACTGTTACGAGCAGGCAAAGTGTCCCCAGACAATCAAGACAAAGTGCTTGCCACGATCGAGCGCAATGCTCAACTACAAACGCAATTAGTCGAGGACTTGCTGGATGTCTCGCGCATTCTTCGGGGTAAGTTCACATTTGACATTCGCCCGGTGAATTTAACTAGTGTGGTTCTAGCAGCGATCGACACAGTTCGCCTTGCTGCTGATGCTAAAAAAATCGACATCGTGACCCAGCTCGAAGCTTCTCCCTGTGTGCTCGGTGATGCGGCTCGACTCCAGCAAGTGGTCTGGAATCTGCTCTCGAATGCGGTGAAGTTTACGCCTGAACTGGGGCGGATTGAAGTGCGGTTAATGCAGACCGCTCGATCGGCAACGCTTCAAGTCAGCGACACCGGAAAAGGAATCGAGCCGGAATTTCTGCCGTATGTGTTCGATCGATTTCGCCAAGCGGATAGCGCCACGACTCGCAGATTCGGAGGGTTAGGATTGGGACTTGCGATCGTGCGCCAAATCGTGGAGTTACATGGCGGGGTCGTTCAGGCGGATAGTCCGGGTGAGGATCAAGGGGCGACGTTTACGGTGACATTTCCGTTGCAAAGCACTATCGCACAAGATGCTGCAACCCATTCGCTCGTCAAGGTTGCGGATCTTCAGGGAGTTCGGATCTTAGTAGTCGATGATGAGCAAGACTCACGGGATTTTGTCGCGTATGTGCTCGAATCCGCTGGAGCAGAGATTCAATCGGCAGCATCCGCGATCGAGGCGATTCAGATTTTGGCTCAAGATCAGCACGATCTTTTAGTAAGCGACATCGGAATGCCTGGAATGGATGGCTATCAGTTGATGAGAAGTTTGAAGCACAAGCTTCCAGCGATCGCGCTGACTGCCTATGCGGGCGAGATGGATCAAAAAAGAGCGATCGAGTCAGGTTTCTTGCACCATTTAGCCAAACCTGTCGATCCTGATCGCTTAATTGGTCTTGCTGCGACGCTCGTTTCTCAGGATTGA
- a CDS encoding Gfo/Idh/MocA family protein, with translation MIRVGLVGTGYAAKLRAEAVNQDDRATLVGVTGHQPDKTAEFGRTHHTQAFNISQELINAVDLVILCGVNSEHSQVARSALESGRHVVVEYPLAIDFHSAQSAIELARSQNRLLHVEHIEILGGVHQAFLRSLSQIGTPFYARYITLTPQNPAPAKWTYNPSLFGFPLVGALSRLHRLIHAFGQVQSVSCQNRYWNLQNDRYTGCMCKAQLNFQNGVIADVIYGKGETIWTSERKLEVQGDRGALIFDGDRGALINSEGVSEIEVGARRGLFTKDTSAVLDYLTNGTPLYVQPEESLYTLRVAIAAQRAVEQGQTVSID, from the coding sequence GTGATTCGAGTGGGACTGGTCGGAACGGGATATGCGGCAAAACTGAGAGCCGAGGCGGTGAACCAAGACGATCGCGCTACATTAGTCGGGGTCACAGGTCATCAACCTGATAAAACCGCAGAATTCGGACGGACTCACCACACTCAAGCCTTTAATATTTCGCAAGAGTTAATCAATGCTGTCGATTTGGTGATCCTCTGCGGTGTGAATTCGGAGCATAGCCAGGTTGCTCGATCTGCGCTCGAATCGGGTCGTCATGTAGTGGTGGAATATCCGTTAGCGATCGATTTCCATTCTGCACAAAGCGCGATCGAGCTTGCCCGCTCCCAAAATCGCCTCCTGCACGTCGAACACATTGAGATCCTGGGTGGTGTGCATCAAGCATTTCTACGATCGCTTTCCCAAATCGGAACGCCATTCTACGCCCGCTATATCACTCTGACTCCTCAAAATCCTGCTCCGGCAAAGTGGACATACAACCCCTCATTATTTGGCTTTCCCTTAGTCGGCGCTTTATCGCGGTTGCATCGATTAATTCACGCGTTCGGACAAGTGCAATCGGTAAGCTGTCAAAATCGCTATTGGAATTTGCAGAACGATCGCTACACAGGCTGTATGTGTAAAGCACAACTGAACTTCCAAAACGGTGTGATTGCCGATGTGATCTATGGCAAAGGTGAAACGATTTGGACATCAGAGCGCAAATTAGAAGTGCAGGGCGATCGAGGAGCTTTAATCTTTGATGGCGATCGAGGAGCTTTGATCAATTCAGAGGGTGTGAGCGAAATCGAAGTTGGTGCAAGACGGGGACTGTTTACGAAAGATACGAGTGCGGTTCTAGATTATTTGACCAATGGAACGCCGTTATATGTTCAACCCGAAGAGAGTTTGTACACGTTGAGAGTCGCGATCGCGGCTCAGCGAGCGGTAGAACAAGGACAAACTGTGAGTATTGATTAG